From one Agathobaculum sp. NTUH-O15-33 genomic stretch:
- a CDS encoding branched-chain amino acid ABC transporter permease: MGFMILQTLINGIMSGGVYALVAIGITIVFGVMKIINFAMGSYLMVGMYLTYMCYQLMSLETYFLLPFVLVIQALVALVTFKLCVGPSLKRGSSVALLVTLGLGMVIQNVVQVIFGTLPMTVPSSIKYASISIGPLSIAYPRLIALAVTLIVVAFVNYLMNKTLMGRAMRATSENLEVAQILGINAQRIYIIAFVMGITMAGIAGLLLTPVYLITPNVGNIFRTTGIMAVVMGGLGSIKGSLICGLMIGVIESVVATFVAADYGPIGIFILFLIILFVRPQGLFGERGRVS, translated from the coding sequence ATGGGGTTTATGATCTTGCAGACGCTGATCAATGGTATTATGTCCGGCGGCGTTTATGCGCTGGTGGCCATTGGCATCACGATCGTATTCGGCGTGATGAAAATTATCAATTTTGCCATGGGCTCGTACTTAATGGTTGGTATGTATCTGACCTATATGTGCTATCAGCTCATGAGTCTGGAAACCTATTTTCTGCTGCCCTTTGTACTGGTGATCCAAGCGCTGGTCGCGCTTGTTACGTTTAAGCTTTGCGTGGGGCCGTCGCTAAAACGCGGCAGCTCGGTGGCCCTGCTTGTCACGCTGGGGCTGGGCATGGTCATTCAGAACGTGGTGCAGGTGATCTTCGGCACGCTGCCGATGACCGTCCCTTCAAGCATTAAATACGCCTCCATTTCGATCGGTCCGCTGTCCATTGCATACCCTCGGCTGATCGCGCTGGCGGTCACGCTAATCGTTGTGGCGTTTGTCAACTATCTGATGAACAAAACGCTGATGGGACGCGCGATGCGGGCCACATCGGAAAATTTAGAGGTCGCGCAGATCCTTGGCATCAATGCGCAGCGGATCTACATCATCGCCTTTGTCATGGGCATCACGATGGCGGGCATTGCCGGCCTGCTGCTGACCCCCGTATATCTCATAACGCCCAATGTCGGTAACATTTTCCGCACGACCGGTATCATGGCGGTTGTCATGGGCGGGCTGGGCAGTATCAAGGGCTCGCTGATCTGCGGCCTGATGATCGGGGTGATTGAATCCGTAGTGGCGACCTTTGTTGCGGCGGATTACGGCCCCATCGGTATTTTTATTCTGTTTCTCATCATTCTGTTCGTGCGGCCGCAGGGCCTGTTTGGGGAAAGGGGGCGTGTATCGTGA
- a CDS encoding branched-chain amino acid ABC transporter permease: protein MKRLKKKSTVTGIVVLAALLAAPALISSNYVISMAVYCFLYAALGVSWNIVGGYGGQTSWCHATFVSIGAYTAMILLRNFNISPILSIPISMVFSFFVALVIGGATLRWRGTFFTISTIALLEISRIVLMVSDKVTGGTSGLYTPYTGQSFYKLHFDNDVPFYYLSLLALLIVLFVVSKFVKSKTGYYLSAVNGDEDAAISLGIDSFRVKLKSFELSAMMTSFVGVLLGMFLAFIDPMTICSMDMTVKIASVAIIGGLGTQWGPVLGAFIIIPATELSSVLLGQSGSSVLLYGLLLIIIVLFKPKGVISIFTEDIPEWRCRRQKRAQAGAAERGQGT from the coding sequence GTGAAGCGGCTGAAAAAGAAAAGTACGGTCACCGGCATCGTCGTACTCGCGGCGCTGCTGGCGGCTCCGGCGCTGATCTCTTCCAACTACGTCATCTCCATGGCGGTGTACTGCTTTCTGTATGCGGCGCTGGGCGTGTCGTGGAACATAGTCGGCGGCTATGGCGGGCAGACCTCGTGGTGTCACGCAACGTTTGTCTCTATCGGCGCCTATACGGCCATGATCCTGCTGCGGAACTTCAACATCTCACCCATCCTGTCCATCCCGATCTCCATGGTGTTTTCCTTTTTCGTAGCGCTGGTGATCGGCGGCGCGACGCTGCGCTGGCGCGGCACGTTTTTCACCATCTCCACCATCGCGCTGCTTGAGATTTCCCGCATCGTACTGATGGTATCGGACAAGGTAACGGGCGGTACCTCCGGCCTGTACACGCCGTATACGGGACAAAGCTTTTATAAGCTGCATTTTGATAACGATGTGCCGTTTTATTATTTGTCCCTGCTGGCGCTTCTGATCGTGCTGTTCGTGGTATCGAAATTCGTCAAGTCAAAGACCGGTTATTATTTGAGCGCGGTCAACGGCGACGAGGACGCGGCGATCTCCCTTGGAATCGATTCCTTTCGGGTCAAGCTCAAGTCCTTTGAACTGAGCGCGATGATGACATCATTTGTTGGGGTGCTGCTCGGCATGTTTCTCGCCTTTATCGATCCGATGACGATATGCAGCATGGATATGACGGTGAAGATCGCCTCGGTCGCGATCATTGGCGGACTGGGAACGCAGTGGGGGCCGGTGCTCGGCGCGTTTATTATCATTCCCGCCACCGAGCTTTCCAGCGTGCTGCTCGGACAGTCGGGCAGCAGCGTGCTGCTGTACGGGCTGCTGCTCATTATCATCGTGCTGTTCAAGCCCAAAGGCGTGATCAGCATCTTCACGGAAGACATCCCGGAGTGGCGCTGCCGCAGGCAAAAGCGGGCGCAGGCCGGTGCGGCGGAGAGGGGGCAGGGGACATGA